In the Deltaproteobacteria bacterium genome, one interval contains:
- a CDS encoding restriction endonuclease subunit S, translating into MKAVEGWRSGRLGELCSIEIGGTPSRSNPSFWDVSKESSNLWVSIKDLNRSVITDTAEYLSDSGIKHSNAKLQKQGTVLLSFKLSIGRVAFAGVPLYTNEAIAGLNSNRINPHYLFHGLHQWDLLQDVDQAIKGATLNKEKLKKITFEYPELWIEQTKIAEILSTVDRAIEQTEALIAKQQRIKTGLMQDLLTRGIDEHCNLRSEQTHQFKDSPIGRIPVEWDCTLLSRFVPSAEYGISTSLGESGNPVLRMNNLFEGEADISDLKYTDLKVPEKLWLRDGDVLFNRTNSWEHVGRTGIWRGQVGKATFASYLVRLNPDPDMLLSELLNVWLNWEPTQIAMRRLATPAVQQVNINPTNLRAIHAAFPSSLNEQCEIVKRFTSMRKTISTCFESFKKLRSLKTALMQDLLKGNRRITALLNDAEVTSP; encoded by the coding sequence GTGAAGGCTGTGGAAGGATGGAGGTCAGGCCGGCTTGGCGAATTATGCTCAATTGAGATTGGTGGAACCCCATCCCGTAGTAACCCAAGCTTTTGGGATGTATCTAAGGAGTCGTCAAACCTCTGGGTGTCAATAAAAGATCTCAATAGATCTGTAATTACTGATACAGCAGAATACCTTTCAGATTCTGGCATTAAGCATTCTAACGCAAAATTGCAGAAACAGGGAACTGTTCTCCTTAGTTTCAAGCTGAGCATTGGTCGAGTCGCATTTGCTGGAGTGCCTCTATATACAAATGAGGCGATTGCGGGATTGAACTCCAACAGAATCAATCCGCACTACTTGTTCCACGGACTTCATCAGTGGGATCTTTTGCAAGATGTTGATCAGGCAATTAAGGGAGCAACTCTAAATAAAGAAAAGCTGAAGAAGATTACGTTCGAGTACCCAGAATTATGGATCGAACAAACTAAAATCGCCGAGATCCTCTCGACGGTGGACAGGGCCATTGAACAGACCGAGGCGTTGATTGCCAAGCAGCAGCGCATCAAGACCGGCCTGATGCAGGACCTCCTCACCCGCGGCATCGACGAACACTGCAACCTCCGCTCTGAACAAACCCACCAGTTCAAAGACTCGCCGATTGGCAGAATTCCGGTGGAGTGGGACTGCACGCTTTTGTCACGCTTTGTTCCGTCAGCAGAATATGGCATCTCAACTTCACTTGGTGAGTCTGGAAATCCTGTATTGCGAATGAATAATTTATTCGAAGGGGAGGCTGATATTTCTGACCTGAAATACACCGACCTAAAAGTCCCTGAAAAATTGTGGCTGCGAGATGGTGATGTATTGTTCAATAGAACGAATAGTTGGGAACATGTTGGTCGAACTGGCATTTGGCGAGGCCAGGTAGGGAAAGCGACATTTGCTTCGTATCTTGTTCGCTTGAATCCAGACCCTGATATGCTGCTTTCGGAACTGTTGAATGTCTGGCTGAACTGGGAGCCAACCCAGATTGCGATGCGCAGACTCGCCACCCCAGCAGTCCAGCAAGTTAATATCAATCCGACAAACCTAAGAGCCATACATGCGGCATTCCCGAGCAGCTTGAATGAGCAATGCGAGATTGTCAAACGATTCACCAGCATGAGAAAAACCATCAGTACATGCTTTGAGAGTTTCAAAAAACTCCGCTCCCTCAAAACCGCCCTTATGCAAGACCTGCTCAAGGGCAATAGACGCATCACCGCCTTGCTGAACGACGCGGAGGTTACGAGCCCGTGA